DNA sequence from the Nicotiana tomentosiformis chromosome 3, ASM39032v3, whole genome shotgun sequence genome:
TTCTTAGGTAAGAAggaataccatgtcagggcccACTTCGTGAGGGTTTTGCCAAACATTTTCAACAAAACCGACTCGATCTCGTGCTGAGCCAAGTTATTGCTTTTTACTGTCATGGTGTAGTTCATGATGTTCTCCTGTGGATGCGacgtcccatcatattttggaatatcCGGTATCTTAAACCTCTTCAGGATCAACTCCGATGTCGCGCTCGGTTTAAACGGCAACTATGCATACTTCCTCAAATCTGGTCCTTTTAACACCGGTGGCACGCCTGAGTTCTGATCCATCCAAGCATGAGACGCTTATGCATTCTGGTCCATTCATTCATTCATCTctctcatgaatctcatgagctcGATTTTGAAAGGATCATTCAAGTTGTTGTTCCCAGATCCGCTTTCGGTCCCCCCGGCTTCATCTAAACCGACTTCATCCCTTGGAGTGTTGCTATCGGTTCTTTGAGCTGTCTGATTTGCGGGAACGCTGGGAGGAACCACAACTCTTTCATTAGCATTATTGGAGGCACCCGATAACGATTGCTTCAATTCCGTCATCACCCGATCTTGCCTTGAAAGGTGATCCATTATCGCCTTTTGTTGTTCTCTCAAGATTTTGACCGTTTCGACAACCTGCTCATCATCCGCCTCATCTAGGGTCGGGTCCCGCACATGCCGAGGATACTATCCTTCACGAACTAGGGTTGCTTTATCCCCTTCGTTGCGAGTTTTGTTGGCTGAATCATCACACTGGAACGCATCTTCTTGCTCATCGCGTGCTCCAACATTGTAAACGTTGTTGACATCATTAGCTGCCATATAAGATTTTTACTAAGGAAAAAGTCAAAACTTGTTAGCAATAAACGAATGGATCAAAGCAATTACGCGGCTGTCTGTGCCCGGTGGGCCCCAAAATATTTACGCGTAAAacagtacagttaaatttatagtattatttatagacaagcgaatcggtttgatccaaaaataataaataaataaataaataaataaataagaacgAAAATAAGATTAACGACTGAAATTAAAGGAGATAACAAGTTTGACTAAGAACTTAGCCTTTCTGAGGATAAAAGTAAAAGCAATGTTCAGGTGTTCAAACTGAGCGTGACAAGATAATAGATTATAGCTTGTTTGTGTGGAGAATATTTCTTGTCCTCACAATAGTTGTTAATCCTGCTATTTATAGCCCTATTTAGGGGGACAAGATACTTaaatcaagctcctcttgaatGAAAATAAAATCGTCATTGATGGGTGCATAACGGTTGGCATTAAATACAAATATTCTCTGCCATGGTTGTCCAACGCATGTTATCTGATGACAATGCTGCAAATCTTTGTTATTGGTTGTTCTGTCTTTGGGGCTTGTTCGGTGTTGATCGCTCGCTGCTTGCATCCGGTGACAGTTGTTTGCTGGCTCATATCCTACTTGTCTTCAGTGCGACGTGTCACACCGTCATTCGCACGGCTGTCATTAACCAGTTTTACCCCATACACCATGCTATCTTACTTTTTTCCCTGTTGCCCTCTTTTTCGGATTTCTGTGTGAATCTTTCTTGGTGTGAAACATTATATATCGCTgctttttaatttaattacaggTTTAGAGCTGCCTTTTCGTCTCAAAAGTTAATGTGCCACGGAGAATAATACTTCATATGCTAAAAAATAGTAAAGGAGTTTGACATACGATGGTCAGATCTTTAATTTTTCAGTCTCAATTATAGACATGAATTTCTTattgttttaaataaaaatttaaagaaTTAGACGCTATataaaaagtactataagttACACTTTTCGCGTGAAAATATTTAAAGCAAATACAAAATGGTAATTAAAGAAATTGTTCGACTccggaataataataatatcaaatTAATAGGAATGAGAGAGTAATAAATAAGATAACAAAATGATTACAGTGGATTTAGGTAATTAATGAGAATACTTGAAAATGTGATACTAATGAATACATAAATGGGAGCTGCAGAATATTTTTGTGTTTAATTCCTTATGATCGTATTCTTAGGAATATTATACTCTAACTGAGTACAATGAGCATGCAATCTGTACTTTTATACGTAGTAGTATAGACATAAATCATAAGAGAGTGCTTCTCTTTAATTTTGGTGGTCTCTAAAGCTAGGTGAATATAATTTAAATGTATGTAGTGCGAAATAGATTATAAGGAACACAATACAAGTTAGAGGTAGAATTGTGTAGTGTCATATCAGCTACTGATAGAGAAATTTCTTTCATGACACAAGGCTGGCTTAATTAAAGAGATACTTGGCACTCTAAAGATAAAGGCCAAAAAGTGTGAAATACAAATGGTGGTGGCAAAAATAAGCAAAATAAGAATTGCATTGCGCAAGTAAATTATTAATTAATCGAAAGGAAATACTATGTGGATAATTAATTAAGTTCTCTCCAATAAATCTCATGAGAGAGGAACATTCCAAAGAGCTGCATCACCTTCGCCGCATGAGTGGTGCACATCTTTCATCCTCTCTACCGACTTGCATATCCCACTGCATGACCAATCAAATGATGCCACACATATATTTCCTCCTTTGGCTTTCCACTCACAATCTGGAGGTGTTCCACAGCACATTGAACGCTCATCCACATGCTCTACTTCCAACCCAATTAACCATGATCCCAATGATACGTCTTCATTTGCATATCTATGTAATATTCCCCTATTTTATGTTTTCCATCATACAATTACACATATGTCATTCTTCAACTTGATATTGGTCTAAGAGGATGCAATATGTGTAAATTAAACAACTTACGAGTTGATGGAGATATATGAAGCAAGGTCTCTAGAGATGCCATATATTTGACCCGTGGCATGCCTGAAATACTTGTTTCCTTCTTCTCCAAATTTCCAATACTCGGGCTCATAATACCTTACTCCTCTGCCAAATCAATATAATTATCACTCAATTACATTTCATTTCACATTTAGAGAGGAGATATTACGTTTATATTTAAATTTGTAGAACAAATTAAATGGAAGACGACTCACTTTTGGGAAAGAACTGGCCCTGATTTCATGCATCCAATGTAGACTCTTGGTTTGGATTTGTATTTTGCTAATGTGTTCGCAAGCATACCTGCAAAGGGTTGTGAGAATTACATAACCATTTAAAGTTATGCATACATTTATGGAAATCAATAAAGTACTATATGAGCCTTTAGACAGAGGATTTGAGTTATATATACTAGAaagtataattaatatatatatattttatgctACTTATTTAATTTAACCAACTATCGcaagttattatattatttttcagGTTACTAGATCAGGCTTATAAATAACTAGTTATTTGATCTTATAGGTCAAGTTAACCCGACGATGTAAACAAATATATACACGAGAATATAAACTCTCATTTAGATTACCTAAGTTGAGATGGACATCATCGTCCACTTTAACGTAGAAGTCAGCGTCCCAAATGGAGACAGCTTTAGAGAAATACAATCTTGTCTTGGTGGACAGCTCATGATAACCCTCAACGTGGTCAAGTCGAAGGAAATCCTTGTACTGAGCATCCTCACTATCAATGGCACGATCAAGAACTCCTCCTCGTGTAGCACTGTGTCCTATCACAAACCGTATCACGATTCCCTTCTCTTTCTCTAGCTTCCTTAGCTTATCCCCTGCcaaatatatttgaatacataATTAGTCAGAATCATCCATCTAAGTCAAACTAATAGAGAAATAGATTAATTGAAGACCTTTAGGCATCCAAGTTTCTCTAAGAGAATCGCGTCTTTTTCTGCTGCTGAATGCGGTATTAATTCCCACCACGATGAATGCTTTATTCGGTGTGGTGTGATTTGAAGCCCTATTTTCCTTTGCATTGTGACTGATTGTTTGCCTTGTCCGAGCTATTGCCAATTCATTCTCCAATGTTGACATACTTTTATCAAGTGATCTGTTAATTTGAACACAacattcataatttaaaattaaaaaaaaatgagaattaAAAGATAGGCTATATTAGGCATTGAATTGGTCGATTTGAGCCTGTGCTTACTGAATAGCTTGATGAGTCTTCTTAACTTCTCCCATGATGTCTCCTGAATTGCTTTCGGCTAGTTTCTGCATAAAGAAAATCATAAGTCAATATTATGACAACAATATATACTTGTTTTTCAAATGAAGCTTACACGCTTGGGATCGCATTCACGTGAAATGGTCCTAAGCTTCTCATGGTTGAAAATGGCGGGGATCACAAGATCATTATTCATTTCAGAATTAGGTTGAGTCCATATTTGGCTACTAAAGATTGATCCAGCCAGAAAGCTTGCAATGCATAACACCAATATGGATTTCCCTGAAACCGGGAGTTTCCCTGATCTCATTTTTGAATTTCCCAGTTTGTTGAGCTCCCACGGCCACAATACTGAAGCCGGAACCCAAACGCGGCCACTGCTATTTAGCTTCTTTTCCTCGGCCAGCAGCACCCTATTGTTTGCTGCTGCTTTTCCAGTATTCTTCATGAAGAACAACATTTAATATCTGTTATATATAAAATGATAATGACTTCAAACTTTGGGCTGAATAATTTATAAGGGATATCCCTTATGGTCAATAAAACATGAGAATCTTCATGGCCACACAAACaacatatgatattcttgaagaAAAATAAGGGAAGTGAAACATGTCATGTTAAATTGCATGGTATGTCAAGGACTAATAATAACAAGCACTATTGAAGAAAGGTGTTTGGCTTGAATCCAAAGCAACAAACAAAGTATTTTCCTTTAACAGAGAGAAGAACAAAGTGAAAGATCTGGACAGAAACTCTGTATCATATGACAAGAAATCATGTTAGGCAGATTTGGAAAATCTTCAGTGAACTGAAAAATTGAAACAGCTTGGCCAACTGTTTCTCTATAGATCAGAAGATATTAACCTTACATTCTGAATTGAATTTGAAGATTCATTTCTCTCATGTGTAGTGTCATGATGTTTGGCATAAATAAGAATACCTCATTCGGAATACAAAAACAAATGAAATCAATGCACATTATTAGTAAATGAAGCATGGAATTAAGTACATGCATGAACTAATATAATTAATGTATTCACTTTCAGCTAAAAGACATCTTCTACAATTGTTTGTCAAATATGCATTTACAGTAAAAGAAGAGATGGTAGGTAGTACCTGCTAGGACATGATAATTGAAGTGGCATGCACATATGAAATTATGTGTCATTTTAAAGAGGCTTATAACATCTTCCCTTTCCTATTA
Encoded proteins:
- the LOC104097243 gene encoding probable beta-1,3-galactosyltransferase 8 encodes the protein MLFFMKNTGKAAANNRVLLAEEKKLNSSGRVWVPASVLWPWELNKLGNSKMRSGKLPVSGKSILVLCIASFLAGSIFSSQIWTQPNSEMNNDLVIPAIFNHEKLRTISRECDPKRKLAESNSGDIMGEVKKTHQAIQSLDKSMSTLENELAIARTRQTISHNAKENRASNHTTPNKAFIVVGINTAFSSRKRRDSLRETWMPKGDKLRKLEKEKGIVIRFVIGHSATRGGVLDRAIDSEDAQYKDFLRLDHVEGYHELSTKTRLYFSKAVSIWDADFYVKVDDDVHLNLGMLANTLAKYKSKPRVYIGCMKSGPVLSQKGVRYYEPEYWKFGEEGNKYFRHATGQIYGISRDLASYISINSGILHRYANEDVSLGSWLIGLEVEHVDERSMCCGTPPDCEWKAKGGNICVASFDWSCSGICKSVERMKDVHHSCGEGDAALWNVPLS